In a genomic window of Shouchella clausii:
- a CDS encoding PTS lactose/cellobiose transporter subunit IIA → MNIHENAFSIILHSGNARSKTMQALQSAREQQFSEADNLLEEAEKEINVAHKVQTEMIQSNARGEEINLSILLIHAQDHLMTAMLAIDLAKEILLLHKDKVQK, encoded by the coding sequence ATGAATATTCATGAAAACGCTTTTTCCATTATTTTGCATAGCGGAAATGCAAGGAGCAAAACGATGCAAGCATTACAATCCGCTAGAGAACAGCAATTTTCAGAAGCAGACAATTTGCTAGAGGAAGCAGAGAAGGAAATCAATGTCGCCCATAAAGTGCAAACCGAGATGATCCAAAGCAATGCGCGGGGGGAGGAAATCAACCTTTCTATTCTGCTCATCCATGCACAGGATCACTTAATGACCGCTATGTTGGCGATAGACTTAGCGAAAGAAATTCTATTGTTGCATAAAGATAAAGTTCAAAAATAG
- a CDS encoding MarR family winged helix-turn-helix transcriptional regulator — MEESDELIESWINFTKFHRRLNKALDHVLQQQYRLNLNEYYLLYHLSKAEQGQLRLSELKPKIGLSHSALSRLVTRLEHFNKKIITKFTYDEDKRSNFIKITNEGEKLLISMSETLNVTLNNSLSPQDKDVIKIINL, encoded by the coding sequence ATGGAAGAGTCTGATGAATTGATTGAGTCTTGGATTAACTTTACAAAATTTCACAGACGACTAAATAAAGCTTTAGATCATGTTTTACAACAGCAATATCGTTTAAATTTAAATGAGTATTATCTCTTATATCATTTATCAAAAGCCGAACAAGGACAATTAAGGTTGTCAGAATTGAAACCTAAAATTGGCCTAAGCCACAGTGCCTTGTCCCGATTGGTAACACGGTTAGAACACTTTAATAAAAAAATTATAACGAAATTCACCTACGATGAAGATAAGAGAAGTAATTTCATTAAGATCACCAATGAAGGTGAAAAGTTATTAATATCTATGTCTGAAACATTAAACGTCACACTTAATAATTCACTCAGCCCTCAAGACAAAGACGTTATAAAGATAATTAACCTTTAA
- a CDS encoding NADH:flavin oxidoreductase/NADH oxidase, whose amino-acid sequence MIAEPFQVKKLKLKNRIVMAPMCQYSVDKEDGIPNDWHFVHYVSRAVGGAGLIIMEMTGVEPDGRITNQDLGLWSDDQVPAYKRIINEVHNHGAKIGIQIAHAGRKAEDAKQPVGASNIPVEVLPEETKNGKLNPPRALETNEVERVVTSFKEAAKRAVKAGFDTIELHGAHGYLLHQFMSPSINTRTDKYGEDLSRFGVEVIKAVKSVMPQEMPLIMRVSAIEYIDGGYDIEHALKIAKKFRDAGVDVFHISSGGEGLPGKKKPLNSPGYQVPFARRFKDELNVPVIAVGRLETPQVAEAVLSNQDADLIAVARGMLNDPYWGLHAIKEIDKHVTPPKQYGRAIR is encoded by the coding sequence ATGATAGCAGAACCATTTCAAGTAAAAAAGTTAAAATTAAAGAATCGAATTGTAATGGCACCTATGTGTCAGTATTCCGTTGATAAGGAGGATGGAATTCCAAATGATTGGCATTTCGTTCATTATGTATCCCGGGCCGTAGGTGGAGCAGGTCTAATTATTATGGAAATGACAGGGGTAGAACCTGACGGAAGAATTACGAATCAAGATTTGGGATTATGGTCGGACGACCAGGTTCCCGCGTACAAAAGAATTATTAATGAAGTTCATAACCACGGTGCAAAAATTGGTATACAAATTGCTCATGCGGGCCGGAAGGCTGAAGATGCCAAACAACCTGTAGGAGCTTCTAATATTCCTGTAGAAGTGCTCCCTGAGGAAACAAAGAATGGGAAACTTAATCCCCCTCGAGCATTAGAGACAAACGAAGTAGAACGTGTGGTTACAAGTTTTAAAGAAGCTGCAAAACGAGCAGTTAAGGCAGGTTTTGATACCATTGAGCTCCATGGCGCACATGGGTACTTATTGCATCAATTTATGTCTCCAAGTATTAATACGAGAACAGATAAATATGGAGAAGATTTGTCACGCTTTGGAGTGGAAGTCATAAAAGCAGTAAAGTCTGTTATGCCGCAAGAGATGCCCTTAATTATGCGTGTGTCCGCTATTGAATATATCGATGGTGGCTATGATATAGAGCACGCACTAAAAATAGCTAAAAAGTTTCGAGATGCGGGAGTAGATGTCTTTCATATTTCGAGCGGAGGAGAAGGTCTGCCAGGCAAGAAAAAGCCTTTAAATTCGCCTGGTTATCAAGTACCTTTCGCTAGACGATTTAAAGATGAATTAAACGTACCGGTTATTGCTGTCGGGCGTCTAGAAACGCCTCAAGTAGCAGAAGCTGTCCTTTCAAATCAAGACGCAGATTTGATTGCTGTGGCACGGGGAATGTTAAACGATCCTTATTGGGGGTTACATGCTATTAAGGAAATTGATAAGCACGTTACCCCACCAAAACAATATGGACGAGCAATCAGGTAA
- a CDS encoding Mrp/NBP35 family ATP-binding protein translates to MITDQEIMEALKRIKDRDLNKSIVETGGIRELKNKNGHVSLKVALAKTGTAEQMQVQQEIVNVLKNEGAESVGLRFDTLTEEELEAVGGLKEEPFKGPALLAPTSKTTFITVASGKGGVGKSTVSVNTAVSLARLGKKVGIIDADIYGFSVPDMMGIEERPKVINKRIHPVERFGVKVISMGFFVEDNAPVIWRGPMLGKMINQFFSECEWGELDYLILDLPPGTGDVALDLHSMLPGSKELIVTTPHATAAFVAARAGAMAIKTNHEMLGVVENMAYFESKVTGEKEYVFGTGGGERLAEELKTELLAQIPLGQPEIDENDFAPSVYAQEHPIGEIYQRLAERIVEKTK, encoded by the coding sequence ATGATAACGGATCAAGAAATAATGGAAGCGCTAAAACGAATTAAAGATCGTGACTTGAATAAGAGTATTGTAGAAACCGGCGGCATCCGCGAGCTGAAAAACAAAAATGGCCACGTCAGCCTAAAAGTCGCTTTAGCAAAAACGGGAACAGCCGAGCAAATGCAAGTCCAACAGGAAATAGTCAATGTCCTCAAAAACGAGGGCGCTGAATCAGTCGGACTCCGTTTTGATACACTTACTGAGGAAGAGCTAGAAGCGGTTGGCGGCCTAAAAGAAGAACCCTTTAAAGGTCCTGCTTTGCTTGCGCCGACAAGCAAAACAACGTTTATTACTGTGGCGAGCGGAAAAGGCGGCGTTGGCAAATCGACCGTCTCTGTCAACACGGCAGTCTCGCTTGCCCGCCTCGGCAAAAAAGTCGGCATTATAGATGCCGATATTTATGGATTTAGTGTCCCTGACATGATGGGGATAGAGGAACGGCCGAAAGTGATCAACAAGCGTATCCATCCTGTTGAACGCTTTGGCGTTAAAGTCATCTCCATGGGCTTTTTCGTGGAAGACAATGCCCCTGTTATTTGGCGGGGACCTATGCTCGGGAAAATGATCAACCAATTCTTTTCTGAATGCGAATGGGGCGAGCTTGACTATCTCATCTTGGACTTGCCGCCAGGTACAGGCGATGTCGCTCTCGATTTGCATTCCATGTTGCCAGGTTCAAAGGAACTGATTGTGACCACTCCTCACGCAACAGCAGCATTTGTTGCCGCCCGTGCTGGCGCAATGGCGATAAAAACAAACCACGAAATGCTTGGCGTTGTAGAGAATATGGCCTACTTTGAAAGCAAAGTGACTGGAGAGAAAGAGTATGTGTTTGGAACTGGCGGCGGCGAACGCTTGGCGGAAGAATTAAAAACGGAATTGCTTGCGCAGATTCCTCTTGGGCAGCCTGAGATTGATGAAAATGATTTTGCCCCATCCGTTTATGCACAAGAACATCCAATTGGCGAGATCTACCAACGTTTGGCAGAACGAATTGTTGAAAAAACAAAGTGA
- the ptsG gene encoding glucose-specific PTS transporter subunit IIBC: MFKNAFGKLQKIGKALMLPVAMLPVAGLLLGIGAALQMENTLNYMPFLDAGWIQHTAGVMEAAGGIIFDNLALIFAVGVAIGLAGDGAAALAALVGYLVMNTVMGQWLGVSAEMVAEDPSFANVLGIDTLQTGVFGGIIVGLIAAYCYNRFHDINMPAFLGFFAGKRFVPIITAVATFLMALLLLVVWPPIQHGLNSFSEFLLGSSLYVAVFLFGFIKRLLIPFGLHHIFHAPFWYEFGSYTNAAGEIVRGDMLIFFAQLRDGVELTAGHFMAGEFPIMMFGLPAAALAMYHCAKPEKKKLVAGLFGSAALTSFLTGITEPLEFTFLFIAPVLFLLHAILDGLSFVLMTLFDVHVGYTFSGGAIDFFLFGILPNEEQWWITILLGLVFAAIYYVVFRFAIQKFNLMTPGREDDTADDNKGIGKTGELAGQVLQAMGGKDNIAHLDACITRLRVSVNDIKAVDKDELKALGAAGVLEVGNNIQAIFGPRSETLKGQIQDVMVGKAPRPLETNQQEEVSGKLEEIQPDALMNEGAFLAPMTGTVMPLAEVPDQVFSEKMMGDGFAIDPEDGIVYSPVEGKVTTVFPTKHAIGLTTSTGMEVLIHIGIDTVKLQGEGFDVLVEEGDQISAGDKLAEFDLDYIRNHGASTITPVVFTNLGGTVVINKKGRVLALEKGIVAVDR, from the coding sequence TTGTTTAAAAATGCATTTGGGAAGTTGCAAAAAATTGGGAAGGCGTTGATGCTCCCGGTTGCGATGCTGCCAGTGGCCGGATTGCTGCTTGGCATTGGTGCCGCTTTGCAAATGGAAAACACATTGAACTACATGCCGTTCTTAGACGCGGGCTGGATTCAACATACGGCTGGTGTGATGGAAGCCGCTGGCGGCATTATTTTTGACAACTTGGCCCTTATTTTCGCTGTCGGGGTCGCGATTGGCCTCGCTGGTGATGGTGCAGCCGCACTTGCAGCGCTAGTCGGCTACTTGGTGATGAATACCGTGATGGGCCAATGGCTTGGCGTCAGCGCGGAAATGGTAGCCGAAGATCCGAGCTTTGCCAATGTCCTAGGGATTGACACTTTGCAAACAGGCGTATTTGGCGGGATCATCGTCGGCTTAATTGCTGCATACTGTTATAACCGCTTTCATGATATTAATATGCCGGCTTTTCTGGGGTTTTTTGCCGGCAAACGGTTTGTCCCTATTATCACAGCGGTGGCTACGTTTTTAATGGCGCTTCTTTTGCTTGTTGTTTGGCCGCCGATCCAACACGGCTTAAACAGCTTTTCTGAGTTTTTGTTAGGATCGAGCTTGTATGTAGCTGTGTTTTTATTTGGCTTTATAAAACGGCTTTTGATTCCTTTTGGCTTGCACCATATTTTCCATGCTCCGTTCTGGTATGAATTCGGTTCCTATACCAATGCGGCAGGGGAAATTGTCCGTGGCGATATGCTCATTTTCTTCGCGCAACTCCGCGATGGTGTGGAATTGACGGCAGGCCACTTCATGGCAGGCGAATTTCCGATTATGATGTTTGGCCTGCCAGCTGCGGCACTGGCGATGTATCATTGTGCCAAGCCTGAGAAGAAAAAACTGGTGGCCGGTTTGTTTGGTTCTGCGGCACTGACATCGTTTTTGACAGGAATCACAGAACCGCTTGAATTTACGTTCTTGTTTATCGCGCCAGTACTGTTTTTGCTACATGCGATCCTCGATGGCCTATCGTTTGTATTGATGACGTTGTTTGACGTTCATGTAGGGTACACCTTTTCAGGCGGAGCGATTGACTTTTTCTTATTCGGGATCTTGCCGAATGAAGAACAATGGTGGATTACCATTCTTCTTGGACTCGTCTTTGCTGCGATCTATTACGTCGTTTTCCGCTTTGCGATTCAAAAATTCAATTTAATGACGCCAGGACGGGAAGACGACACAGCCGATGATAACAAAGGCATAGGAAAAACAGGCGAGTTAGCAGGACAAGTGTTGCAAGCGATGGGCGGAAAAGACAATATTGCTCATCTTGACGCATGCATTACGCGGCTGCGTGTATCGGTAAATGATATTAAAGCAGTTGACAAAGACGAATTGAAGGCGCTTGGCGCAGCTGGAGTTCTAGAAGTAGGCAACAACATCCAAGCGATTTTTGGCCCTCGTTCAGAGACGCTTAAAGGCCAAATCCAAGATGTCATGGTGGGAAAAGCGCCTCGGCCTCTAGAAACAAATCAACAGGAGGAAGTCAGTGGCAAACTGGAAGAAATCCAGCCAGACGCATTGATGAATGAGGGGGCATTCCTAGCACCAATGACAGGTACGGTCATGCCGCTCGCGGAAGTGCCAGATCAAGTCTTTTCCGAAAAAATGATGGGCGACGGCTTTGCGATTGATCCAGAAGACGGCATTGTTTATTCGCCTGTTGAAGGAAAAGTGACGACCGTCTTCCCGACGAAGCATGCGATTGGACTGACGACATCTACTGGAATGGAAGTGTTGATCCATATCGGCATCGATACAGTTAAACTTCAAGGAGAAGGGTTTGACGTCCTTGTGGAAGAAGGCGACCAGATAAGTGCAGGCGACAAATTGGCCGAATTTGATTTAGATTATATCCGGAACCACGGTGCTTCTACGATTACGCCAGTCGTGTTTACCAACTTAGGAGGGACTGTCGTCATCAACAAAAAAGGACGGGTTCTGGCATTAGAAAAAGGCATTGTTGCGGTGGACCGCTAA
- the glcT gene encoding glucose PTS transporter transcription antiterminator GlcT, whose protein sequence is MGEYKVKKALNNNVVIAERDNQEVVVIGKGIGFARKNGDWLEQQDIEKLFVLKDEKEQQSYLKLLPHISQTMIDVTVEAISLIAKKAGMDLNEHIHIGLLDHLSFAHARIAQGMSIENPFLAETKALYPREYAIAKEVVALVGQQTGVQLPEGEIGFIALHIHSAIQNKSMNIVNSHSQLVSQLVSLVESQFAIKLEKESMDYLRLVRHLRFTIERVMTGEKVEEPKAIAKLLKQEYPVCYNLSWKLIKVMQRTLGKPVYDAEAVYLTMHLQRVQNKSK, encoded by the coding sequence GTGGGGGAGTACAAAGTAAAAAAGGCCCTTAATAACAATGTGGTCATTGCTGAGCGTGACAACCAAGAAGTGGTCGTCATTGGAAAAGGCATCGGTTTTGCCCGCAAAAATGGAGACTGGCTTGAGCAGCAAGACATTGAGAAACTGTTTGTTTTAAAAGATGAAAAAGAGCAACAAAGCTATTTGAAGCTGCTTCCACATATTTCGCAAACGATGATAGATGTGACGGTGGAAGCCATTTCTCTTATTGCCAAAAAAGCAGGCATGGATTTAAACGAGCATATCCATATCGGGCTACTGGACCATTTGTCCTTTGCCCATGCCCGGATTGCCCAAGGAATGTCGATTGAAAACCCTTTTTTGGCAGAGACGAAAGCGCTCTATCCACGTGAATATGCGATTGCCAAAGAAGTAGTAGCCCTTGTTGGCCAGCAGACCGGTGTCCAGCTCCCTGAAGGAGAAATTGGCTTTATTGCGCTTCATATCCATAGCGCCATTCAAAATAAAAGCATGAATATCGTCAATAGCCATTCGCAATTAGTTAGTCAACTTGTTTCCCTTGTGGAAAGCCAGTTTGCGATTAAATTGGAGAAAGAGAGCATGGATTATCTTCGTCTTGTGAGGCATTTGCGCTTTACGATTGAACGGGTGATGACGGGTGAAAAAGTCGAAGAGCCGAAAGCGATTGCAAAACTGTTGAAACAAGAATATCCTGTATGTTATAATCTTTCATGGAAGCTCATTAAAGTCATGCAAAGGACGCTTGGTAAACCAGTGTATGATGCTGAGGCGGTCTACTTGACGATGCATTTGCAGAGGGTGCAGAACAAAAGCAAATAA
- the cwlD gene encoding N-acetylmuramoyl-L-alanine amidase CwlD translates to MKKHKWSIFIGALLFAAVLLWVQYDSTLKDSSSTWHLPMSGKVIVLDPGHGGMDGGAVSKTGTLEKEVTLAVALKLRDYLQEAGALVIMTREEDVDLADAGTAKIRQRKTEDLRKRAMIINDSEADAFLSIHMNAIPAERWNGAQTFYHLKNQRNEDLAVFIQEEIKRNLQNTNRYPKPIHHVYLLKEAEIPGALIEAGFLSNPQEAALLATDEYQDKMAASIYEGMLRFFTDEKAPNSNPYE, encoded by the coding sequence GTGAAGAAACATAAATGGAGCATTTTTATTGGGGCGCTTTTGTTTGCAGCGGTATTATTATGGGTTCAATATGACAGTACGCTTAAAGATTCGTCTTCTACTTGGCACTTGCCGATGTCAGGGAAAGTGATTGTCCTTGACCCTGGCCATGGCGGGATGGACGGGGGAGCCGTTTCAAAGACGGGCACGCTTGAAAAAGAAGTTACGTTAGCAGTGGCTTTGAAGTTGCGTGATTATTTGCAGGAAGCTGGGGCGCTTGTCATTATGACGCGGGAGGAAGATGTTGATTTGGCCGATGCTGGTACGGCGAAAATACGGCAGCGAAAAACCGAAGACTTAAGAAAACGGGCAATGATTATCAATGATTCGGAAGCGGATGCGTTTTTGTCGATTCATATGAATGCGATTCCGGCTGAACGTTGGAATGGCGCGCAAACTTTTTACCACCTAAAAAATCAACGCAATGAAGATTTGGCTGTTTTTATACAGGAGGAAATCAAGCGCAATTTGCAAAATACAAACCGGTATCCGAAACCGATCCATCATGTGTATTTGTTAAAAGAAGCCGAAATTCCTGGGGCATTGATCGAAGCAGGTTTTTTGTCCAACCCGCAGGAGGCGGCACTGCTCGCAACAGACGAATACCAAGACAAAATGGCTGCTTCCATTTATGAAGGGATGCTTCGGTTTTTTACCGATGAAAAAGCGCCAAACAGCAATCCTTACGAGTGA
- a CDS encoding YbaK family protein, translated as MNVITTLTERRREKQWNFEKKMLRHISMKEMEKAIKEWIFPILPFQFQAYPFLIDQCLDMTIDAYLLGTEFGRFGYYGEPAQEVRKRCEEELTDLSHCLCATLTGWSKEERAPTEALLAASDMLIGTWWEKGFREASKAYKLRLH; from the coding sequence ATGAATGTAATTACGACACTTACCGAAAGAAGACGAGAAAAACAGTGGAATTTTGAAAAGAAGATGTTGCGCCATATTAGTATGAAGGAAATGGAGAAGGCAATAAAGGAATGGATTTTTCCGATCCTTCCGTTCCAATTTCAAGCGTATCCTTTCTTAATTGACCAATGTTTGGATATGACGATTGATGCTTATTTGCTTGGCACAGAGTTTGGCCGTTTTGGTTATTATGGCGAACCGGCGCAGGAGGTGCGCAAACGTTGTGAGGAAGAGTTGACTGATTTGTCCCATTGTCTTTGTGCAACTTTAACCGGTTGGTCTAAAGAAGAAAGAGCGCCGACTGAAGCGCTTCTTGCTGCTTCTGACATGCTGATTGGCACATGGTGGGAAAAAGGCTTTCGGGAAGCGAGCAAAGCGTACAAGCTTCGCCTTCATTAA
- a CDS encoding GNAT family N-acetyltransferase: protein MVILETERLLLRQYNKEDIVSLHSMFSDAETMKYYPAPFSLKKTKNWIQKNKERYEEDGYGLWAVCLKETNELIGDCGLVKQIVEGNMEVEIGYHINKKYWSQGYASEAAKGCMEFGLYQLGLNKLISIIDPMNIPSIRVAEKIGFSEEKESFIFNKRHLIYSFIKDGC, encoded by the coding sequence ATGGTTATTTTAGAAACAGAAAGGTTGTTGTTAAGACAGTATAACAAGGAGGATATTGTGTCTCTTCACTCCATGTTTTCAGACGCAGAAACAATGAAATATTATCCAGCGCCGTTTAGCCTCAAGAAAACGAAAAACTGGATACAAAAAAATAAAGAAAGATACGAAGAAGATGGCTATGGTTTATGGGCAGTCTGCCTGAAGGAAACAAATGAACTAATTGGAGACTGCGGTCTTGTTAAACAAATAGTGGAAGGCAATATGGAAGTTGAAATTGGGTACCATATTAATAAAAAATATTGGTCGCAAGGATACGCTTCTGAAGCAGCAAAAGGCTGCATGGAATTCGGCCTTTATCAATTAGGGCTAAACAAGCTGATAAGTATTATTGACCCAATGAATATTCCGTCCATTCGCGTTGCAGAGAAAATCGGTTTCTCTGAGGAAAAAGAATCCTTTATTTTTAATAAAAGACACTTGATCTATTCGTTTATTAAAGATGGTTGTTGA
- a CDS encoding helix-turn-helix domain-containing protein produces MIKINLDRVMLERNISSKELAEKIDITQANLSILKTGKARGIRFATLEKICQTLNCQPGDILEYEEKADI; encoded by the coding sequence ATGATAAAAATTAACTTAGATCGAGTAATGCTAGAAAGAAACATTTCTTCAAAAGAGTTAGCAGAAAAAATTGATATTACTCAAGCTAATTTATCAATACTAAAAACAGGTAAAGCGCGTGGTATTCGCTTTGCTACGTTAGAAAAAATCTGTCAAACATTAAATTGTCAGCCTGGTGATATACTCGAATACGAAGAAAAAGCCGACATATAG
- a CDS encoding DUF2975 domain-containing protein: protein MNLFTKTFLKFLSIVSLIAQVLFAFAGLILLFAAGALLVVSNGVKTQLLQYAGLNTNLSVWFLVFSCLVALAIIACLFIIMYALHKMIGNIYKQHFFVSQNLTYLKLILISITSFTILQIISQLFFAQAHVYNVSDVFSDSSPGLIGNILLLAIIYTLYVVFKYGISLQDDSNNVI from the coding sequence ATGAATCTTTTTACCAAGACCTTTCTAAAATTCCTGTCAATTGTGTCGCTAATTGCTCAAGTATTATTTGCGTTTGCTGGATTAATACTGTTATTTGCGGCTGGAGCTTTATTGGTCGTGTCGAACGGGGTCAAAACGCAATTGCTACAGTATGCAGGGTTAAACACAAACCTATCAGTATGGTTTTTAGTATTTTCTTGCTTAGTCGCACTAGCCATCATTGCTTGTTTGTTTATCATTATGTATGCTCTACATAAAATGATTGGTAATATTTATAAACAACACTTTTTTGTTTCTCAAAATCTTACGTATCTCAAACTAATCTTAATCTCGATCACTAGCTTTACCATTTTGCAGATCATTAGTCAGCTGTTCTTTGCACAGGCGCATGTATACAATGTCAGTGATGTCTTTTCAGATTCTTCACCAGGTTTAATCGGAAACATTCTTCTGTTAGCCATTATTTATACGCTTTATGTGGTTTTTAAATATGGTATATCTTTGCAAGATGATTCTAACAACGTGATTTAG
- the rpsI gene encoding 30S ribosomal protein S9 translates to MAQVQYYGTGRRKHSVARVRLIPGEGKIVVNGRDLDEYFGLETLKLIVKQPLVETGVTGQYDVHVNVNGGGFTGQAGAIRHGIARALLQVDPDNRATLKAAGFLTRDARMKERKKYGLKAARRAPQFSKR, encoded by the coding sequence ATGGCTCAAGTACAATACTACGGCACAGGCCGCCGTAAGCACTCTGTTGCCCGTGTTCGCCTCATTCCTGGCGAAGGCAAAATTGTTGTAAACGGCCGTGACCTTGATGAATATTTCGGTCTTGAAACATTAAAATTGATCGTAAAACAACCACTTGTTGAAACAGGCGTAACTGGCCAATACGACGTCCACGTTAACGTCAATGGCGGTGGCTTCACTGGCCAAGCAGGCGCAATCCGCCACGGCATTGCCCGCGCCCTACTGCAAGTCGATCCTGACAACCGTGCAACACTAAAAGCAGCAGGCTTCCTTACACGCGATGCCCGCATGAAAGAACGTAAAAAATACGGTCTTAAAGCCGCTCGTCGTGCGCCTCAGTTCTCGAAGCGTTAA
- the rplM gene encoding 50S ribosomal protein L13: MRTTYMAKPNEVERKWYVVDAEGQTLGRLASEVASILRGKHKPTFTPHVDTGDHVIVLNASKIQLTGNKLQDKIYYRHTNHPGGLKQTKAQDMRANKPERMLELAIKGMLPKNTLGRKQGMKLHVYAGSEHNHHAQKPEAYELRG, from the coding sequence ATGCGTACAACATATATGGCAAAGCCAAACGAAGTTGAGCGTAAATGGTATGTAGTCGACGCTGAAGGGCAAACGCTTGGGCGTCTTGCTTCAGAAGTAGCATCTATCCTTCGCGGAAAGCACAAACCAACATTCACGCCGCACGTCGATACTGGCGACCATGTGATTGTTTTGAATGCAAGCAAAATTCAACTAACTGGAAACAAGCTCCAAGATAAGATTTACTACCGCCACACGAACCACCCAGGCGGCTTGAAACAAACAAAAGCACAAGACATGCGTGCGAACAAGCCAGAGCGTATGCTTGAGTTGGCGATCAAAGGGATGCTTCCGAAAAACACTCTTGGCCGCAAACAAGGAATGAAACTGCACGTCTATGCAGGCTCAGAACACAATCACCATGCACAAAAACCAGAAGCATACGAGCTTCGCGGTTAA
- the truA gene encoding tRNA pseudouridine(38-40) synthase TruA has product MSRMACKLSYDGTAFAGYQVQPGKRTVQSEVEKALQEIHKGARVPVVASGRTDAGVHACGQVLHFDTELAIAPERWVSALNTHLPDDIVVTNAAIVGPDFHARYGAQAKEYRYYIQCGPFENVFRRHFAVHIKQALDVPAMQTAAKHLLGTHDFSAFCAANTTVTDKVRTITHVAVQPSEEGLLISIRGTGFLYNMVRIIVGTLLEIGTGKRVAAEMKVILAGKSRNLAGKTAPAHGLCLYEVDYGQPLFVNETPGQVSMN; this is encoded by the coding sequence ATGTCTAGAATGGCATGCAAACTAAGCTATGACGGCACGGCTTTTGCCGGTTACCAAGTCCAGCCCGGCAAGCGCACGGTCCAAAGCGAAGTTGAAAAAGCACTGCAAGAAATTCATAAAGGGGCACGAGTCCCAGTCGTAGCGTCAGGGCGCACAGATGCAGGAGTGCACGCCTGTGGCCAAGTGCTCCATTTTGATACAGAATTAGCGATTGCCCCTGAGCGTTGGGTATCTGCTTTAAACACCCATCTTCCTGATGACATTGTCGTCACAAACGCGGCAATAGTAGGGCCGGATTTTCATGCCCGTTATGGGGCGCAGGCGAAAGAGTACCGTTATTATATCCAATGCGGACCTTTCGAAAATGTGTTCCGCCGCCATTTTGCTGTCCACATTAAACAAGCTCTTGATGTGCCAGCGATGCAAACGGCGGCTAAGCATTTGTTAGGGACACACGACTTTTCTGCTTTTTGTGCAGCGAACACAACCGTGACCGACAAAGTCAGGACGATTACCCATGTAGCCGTCCAGCCTAGCGAAGAAGGGCTGCTTATTTCAATCCGCGGCACTGGTTTTTTATACAATATGGTCCGCATTATAGTCGGAACGCTTCTAGAAATAGGCACTGGCAAACGGGTAGCCGCTGAAATGAAAGTCATCTTGGCAGGCAAAAGCCGCAACCTGGCTGGGAAAACAGCCCCTGCGCATGGCTTGTGCCTGTATGAAGTCGACTACGGCCAGCCGCTTTTTGTGAATGAAACACCCGGACAAGTTTCTATGAATTAA